The genomic segment TTACCGTAGGAGAAACGGTTTCGGTAAGTACAGCACAAGCCCAAAGCCTCTACTGTCATGCAAGTGGTGGTTTCCCTTATAGCTTTGAAATAAAAGAAGGTGAAAAGTACATAGTAGAAATGATGTCTGACGAAATCGATTCATATCTTGAAATCGCCTTTCCTGATGGCAAAACGCTGGTTGATGATGACGGAGGGGATGGTAGAAATGCAAGAGTGGTTTTCACTTCACATATGGATGGTGAGGTTGATGTACTCGCAAGAACTTACAGTCGTTCAGAAATCGGGCCATACAATTTAAGAGTATCTCAACCTGAAATTTTAAGACAATATAGAGGAAGACTGAATGAAAGAAGTAAGCGTGAGCTTATTGCTAATCGTTTCTATACCAGACATACTTACAGGGGAACTTCAGGTAAAGAGGTGTTAGTAATTCTTGAAAGCGATTGCTACGATACATATCTGGTAGTGTCTGACAGAGACGGTAACTTGCTGGAGCTAAATGATGATTTCGGCGGAACAACAAACTCACGGGTGACAGTTACAATACCGGATGATAGAAGACTTGTTATTACAAATACACATGCCTTAGATCAACCTGTTGATGGGGAGTACAAAATCACCATCTATGGGAATTAGACCGTTTTCTAATGAATTTTAAGAAAAGCTGACAACTATCAATACTTCACTGCAAAATTTGCAAATTGTGGTGGAGTATTTTTGTTTTCTGCCTGTTAGAGAGAAAGAATCTTGCATTATGTAAAGGGAAGGGGTAAGGTTTTGATGAAATCAGAAAAACTATTATCCCCTTTTGGTGATATGGTTTATTTGTCTTTTTTTGCGATACGCATTGGTATAAGTCTTAGTAGAAATAGCACTATTTCCGGAATGTTGGCTCCGGGGGAATCTGAGGTTGTTTTCCGTTCCGCAAGTTGCATGGGGTGATGTAACGCCTTTTTAGTTGCGTCGCATAGCCAATTATAATTTCATGTCAAGAATAGATGCAACATGCTGCTGGTAAATCGGTATAATGAAGCTAAGGAGTATTCTGCAGATGGTGAGTACCTATTCTGAACGGTAGCAAGTCAGTATTGCCATAATTTGACATGGTATGTAAAAATGCGCTGATGTGACTCATTACTCCGGTTTACCATGGCCAGGCAAGTAAAAACTACTCCGGGATGGATAATTTGAAAAAATGGCGGGAGAGACACACCTTACCTCTATTCCAAAGGTGATTATGTGGGGCTACTTGTTTACAGCTCAAATAAATTGAAACCCGGAAAATTTATTTTTTTAAAAAAATTACCTGATATCTGATAATGTTTTATATATTATATACTTTTAGTAAAACGGGATGATCATATCTTTTCTCGGTTGTTGTTTTAGGAGTAAACTAAAATCAAACAAAATCACCATGTAAAAAATACAGGTGAGAACCAGGTGAGAACCTGAAAGAAATAAGAGAGAATTAATTCAAGGGAGTCGATATGAAAAAGGTACATTTAGTTCTCGCCTTGTTTTTCCTTATCGGTGTGGGTTTACTGATTGGTGCTGGATTTACTTTAAAAAAAAGTCTTGAGTTGCTTAACAGAGGCATTGAAACCACAGGGACAGTTATACAATACCGCCAGTCTGTGGATGAGGACGGAAGGTACAGCTACTACCCAATCGTTTCCTTTGTTACTTCTGATGGTGATACCATAATCCATTCCTCCTCAGTTGGCAGTAGCCAGAGACCTCATGTAATCGGAGGAGCTGTACCTGTTCGTTACCATGCAAACAATCCCCAAAATGCAATCATTGACTCCTTTTCGGGTTTGTGGGCAGGTCCTTTGGCACTTGGAATTTCTGGTTTTTTAACCATGTTTCCCTGGCCTGTATATGCGGTGGTTCTTAAGAAAAAAAAGGAAAAAAGGGAGTGGCTTAAGCTGTATGGAGAGAGGTTGAATGCCAAGATTCAACGAGTAGGTCTCGACACATCCACTAGATTTAATGAGCAGCACCCTTTCAGGATTTATGCCCAGTGGAATGATCCGCACAGTGGTAAAGTACAAATATTTAAAAGCGAGTCAATCTGGTTTAATCCGGGGGATTATATAAAAGGAGAAAATATCGAGGTTCTGGTTGATAAGAACAATCCCCGAAAATATTGGGTCGATATTTCCTTTCTGCCAAAAATCGGTTGAAAAAAATTCACTAATTCTATACTCACAACACACAGGAGTTTTTATGGAAACAATTATTATTAGTATTGTTTTGGTTCTTGTAATTGCTTTAGCTGTAGGATCGGTAATTAAAATCTACAATAAGCTGGTAAAACTGCGTAACCGGTACAAAAACAGTTATGCTCAGATCGATGTGCAGCTCAAACGCAGGTATGACCTGATTCCAAATCTGGTTGAAATTGCAAAGAAATTTATGGAACACGAAAGGGGAACGCTTGAAGGGGTGACAAAAGCCAGGAATACAGCATATATAGCTTCCACCAAAGCAGCGAATAACCCCGGAGATCCAGATGCAATGAGAGAGTTGATCCAAGCTGAAAGCGTATTTC from the Chitinispirillum alkaliphilum genome contains:
- a CDS encoding LemA family protein, whose amino-acid sequence is METIIISIVLVLVIALAVGSVIKIYNKLVKLRNRYKNSYAQIDVQLKRRYDLIPNLVEIAKKFMEHERGTLEGVTKARNTAYIASTKAANNPGDPDAMRELIQAESVFRGRMGGFFERAENYPALQANTNMMHLKEELTSTENKIAFARQAFNDAVTLYNTSREQFPSVVFANTFNFGAAMLFEIEEEQREGVRVSFD